In Euphorbia lathyris chromosome 10, ddEupLath1.1, whole genome shotgun sequence, a single genomic region encodes these proteins:
- the LOC136209354 gene encoding uncharacterized protein — MMIQRVEMCISLVKLAFEFVVVVAEAVGTVIHENSSNSHHSIHEYSPFIPFVGFLP; from the coding sequence ATGATGATTCAGAGAGTGGAGATGTGTATTTCATTAGTCAAATTGGCTTTTGAGTTTGTGGTTGTTGTAGCGGAAGCGGTTGGAACCGTGATTCATGAAAACTCTTCGAATTCTCATCATTCGATTCATGAATATTCTCCTTTTATTCCTTTTGTTGGGTTTCTTCCTTGA